A segment of the Siphonobacter curvatus genome:
ACGAAACCGATTCGCTCCGCATTCAATTTAACTTCCAGGGAGAGAATGGTGTAGTTCGAATGAACATTTACAATAAACTGGACGTCCCGCTATATATCGACTGGAAGCGTTCAGCGTTTATCAAAGGGGCGGAAAAATTTAATTATTGGGTCGATGAAGCTTACTTACAGGGAGAATATTCTAGATATGGTTTTGCAACTCCGTCCCGAGAGCCTACCAACCGTTTGCGTCCCGACTGGTATCGCTACGACCAGCACGTTTTTCGTTCCGGTTCAATTCAGGGAATTATTTATAAGGACGAACCAGTGGCCTTCATTCTTCCTAAGATGTCGATGGACTACGCTCGCTTTATGGTAGCACCGGGCAAGGCCTGGCTGCTTCCTCCTTCCAAAGGAACCGTAGAGCAAGTGGATGTATTGGTTTCAGAATCTAATTATAAAAAGAAGAAAGACCTGATTCGTTATGAGTTTTCCGAAGCAAATAGCCCACTGAAATTCCGTAATTATCTGACGCTGTCCACGGACACCCAATTCCGTACTGAATTTCAAATTGATACTCCGTTCTACGCTTCCAAAGTCGAAAATGTAGATGGACGCTACTTATTCGGTTCAACGTATACGGCTTCCGATCTTAACACGCCTACGGCGATTAGTCATTTACCTGGTTCGTACCAGGAGCAGAATAAGTTTCTGCTCCTGATCCCGGTTAACTAGCGAGGCTTTTGCTGCGTACGCACCAATTGAGCGGCCGCTCCGTTTTTGGCAAAAATCAGTCCGGTTCCTTGCGGCATTTTTAGCTCGGCCGAACGTCGTACCTGACCTTCGACGATCAAACCCGTTTGAGCGGAAGGTACGACGTTAAATTTTTGTTGTCCCGTGCCTTTTAGCACGACTCCCCGGTTGGCGTCGTAACGACCCAGTTCGGGCAGGCACTCAAAGAAATTACCCGTCAGGATCAAATCCAACTTTCCATCCTGATCGTAATCTACACTGCTGATTCCGTAAATGGGTGAAAATTGAACGTCCTGGGGTAAGGCTTCAAAGCGGAAATTCCCCTTTCCGTCGTTCCAGAATACGCCCGTCCGGTCTTCCACCGCCGAACGCTTGAGCATACCTTCGCGGGAACTTTCATCAAACAGGTCTTCGACCGTTTTTTCGGCGTAATCCGTAAACTTCAGGAATTTCTTTTTGATGGAAGGTACTGCTTTCTGTAAATCCTGCTTGAGTACCATCGGATAGCTTTTGCCGGTTTCGGTCCAACAATTGATGATTTGTTCCATGGTACCGTTGCGGTCAAAATCGTTGACGTACAGCTCCGCCGGGTGTTCTGCCGAAGCATGATAGCGGTTATTGCTCCCCAGATTACCCGCCACCAGATCTAGATCACCATCCCCGTCGAGATCCCGCACGTACAGGCGATTCCACCAACCCGTCAGTTCCGAAAGTTGAGGCGATCTTGCCAGACGTTGGCCTTTCTCATTCAGGAAAATCGTAACGGGTCCCCAGTCTTCACTGATAATGAGATCGGGCCAGGAATCGCGGTTGACGTCCGCCCAGACCGCGTCGGTTACCATTCCCATTTTTGAGAATTCGGGGATATATCGTTTAGTCATTACCTTGAACTCACCTCGACCATTATTGACGAGCAACTGACTCTGTGGCGATAGGCCGTACTGTCCGGATACCATGCGACTACCCACAAATAAATCCTGGTCGCCATCGTGATCGAAGTCAGCCGCCGTGACACTTGAGCCATTCAGATACAGCAAGGGCAGGCGACGGTCACGAGTAAACGTCCCCTTTCCATCGTTTAGGTACAAACGATCTTCGAGTTCAGCGGAGCCGTCGATAAATTCATTCCCGCCGCTCACCACGTACAAGTCCTGGTCGCCATCCTGATCCGCGTCGAAGAAGGTGGCCGCTACATCCTCGTACAGGCGTTCGGTATCCAGCATGATCAGCTCCTGACCTTTGAACGTACCATTGGCCTGCTGTACAAATAATTTTTTAGCCGAACCGGAAGCTCCGCCGAGGTACACATCATCCAGACCATCGCCGTTGACATCGCCCACGGCCAGCGGCGGCCCCTGCGTGGAGTACATCTGCTTGAGCAGCGGATCACGGTTATAGTCCACAAACGCATTTTCTACGTGGGTATAGTCCAAGCGAGCGGGAGCCGTTGCATCGGTGAAGTAAGATGCTGGGGTTGCCCCCATTCGAGGTACCCCGGCTTTCGATTGACGATAATCCAGAACGAGTTCCGTATCCGCTTTTACACTCGGGATGGCCTGTTGCTGACCATCCGGCCAGACAATCGTTACGGAATCAATCTTGGTTTCAGTTCCCAGTCCAAAAACCAGCGTCAAATCCACGGAAGACTGAAAACCCCGGTTCGGCATTTGTTGTAGTAAAATGGTACGATTAGGTTGATGCACCCGAACTTTCGCTCCGATTCCATTCCGGTTCTGGTCCGTTCCTTTCAGCTTTACGCGTAAAAAATGCTGGTGATTCCGGTCACTGGCGTGATTGCGGTATACCGACAAGGGTTGATTGACATTACTGACAATCAGATCCAGATCGCCGTCATTATCCAGATCGCCGTAAGCCGATCCGTTCGAAAAGTTGGGCTCAGCCAATCCCCACGCCTGAGCCTGATTACTGAACTTTAGATTTCCTTCGTTGCGGAAGGCATAATTGGGAATCGGTTCCGAGGGCATCTTGGGTAAAAATTCCGCGAAATTGAAGCCCTGGGTCACCACTTGCTGCATGGTATGATCGTCGGAAAAAAAGGAGATAAAATCCTGATCCGAGATGGTTTTATACAGACCGTTCGCCACGAAAATATCCTTCTGCCCATCGTTGTCCATGTCGAACAGCAAAGCTCCCCAGCTCCAGTCGGTGGCGGCTACTCCCGCGTACTGCCCCACATCACTGAACGATAGTTTTCCCTTCGCGTCCAGACCGTTGTTCAGGTGCAGCATATTTCGCATGTACTGGTAATGGTAGTCCTGACTGAGCTTGAACTGTTCCAGCTCGTAGCTTTCAAACAACGTGGTGGTTTTCAGTCGGCGGTCGGTACCGGGCAACATCTCCGTTACGAAAATATCCAGTCGTCCGTCGTTGTTCACGTCGGCGACATCCGCTCCCATCGAAGACAGACTGATATGCGGAAAGGTTTCTTTGAGTGATTCGCGGAAGGTCCCATCCTGATTGTTCAGGTACAGATAATCGTGCTCGTAGAAATCATTAGAAACGTAGATGTCCGGCCAGTCGTCGTCGTTCACGTCCCCTACCGTAATGCCTAATCCAAAACCAATGACACTTCCATAAATGCCCGCTTTCTCCGAAATATCCACGAACTGCGTCGTTACCGGAGCCGCATCTTTGTGAATGATTCGGTTTTCAAAGAACTTGTGACCGCCGTCGTAATCCCGTTGGTTTCGCAGGTTTTTATAGCCCAATCGCCCGACCGGCATGAAGCTGTTGTTAAGCAGAAACATGTCCAGATCACCATCGCGGTCGTAGTCAAAAAAGGCAGCGTGCGTCGATACGCCGCGGTCGTCCAGCCCAAATTCTTTGGCTTTTTCGGTAAAGGTCAGGTTACCGTTGTTGATAAACAATTCGTTGGCCCGGTCGTCATTGGGACGATTCCCTGCGTTACAGATGTACAAATCCAGAAGACCATCGCCGTTTACATCCGCAAACGTGGCTCCGGTGCTCCAGGCGTGCTTTCCCTTGATTCCCGCTTTCTCGGAAATATCCTCAAACTTGAAATTGCCTTTGTTGAGATACAGTTTATTATCACCCATGTTGGACGTCAAAAACACGTCGGGCAAACTATCATTGTTGATGTCGCCGATGGCTACGCCGCCGCCGTTGTAGAAGTTCCGGTAATTGAAAATGTTCAGTTCCTTGTCATCTTTCACTTCGTTGACGAACGCAATCCCCGTTTGTTCCGCCGGGAGCGATTCAAACAGGGTTTCTTCCTGCTTCTTCCCGCACGCGGCCAAGACCAGAATCAGGGCCATTATCCGAATAAATTGCTTCATGGGGTATAGAGAATTCACTGAATGGGGTGCGTGTAGGTTTTGAATACAAGAAGTCGATCATTGTTCCGGCTAACCAGCCAGCGGGTTCCCGACGCCGTTCGGAGGACCTGTATATCCCGAATTTCGCCGGTTACTGAAAACCCGGAAAAAGGTCCGGGGCTGGCTCGGAAGTTCCCTTTACCATCGTTGAATAGTACCAGACCGGGGTTTGCATTATACTGTCCCTGAGCCGGATTAACGCTATAGAGGTTGCCTCCGGTCAGTACGTCTGGTGTCCCGTTACCATCCACGTCGCCAATCGCGAATGCGTAGAGTTTTGACCATTGGGCCGGAGCCGGCAATTCGTGAATGACAAACCGAAGGTCCCCTTTGTTCTCCAGCCATACGGAACTGTAACGATTGATTTCAAATTCAGTGGCTCCGTTCAGCTCGCCTTTATTGAAGATGTCCTCTACGGTTTTTCCGGCGAAATCAGCGTAGGTGGTGAATTTCTTGTTGATGACCGAAGGAAGCTGTTTGCCCAGTTCGTCTTTGCCCGCCAGCGGATAGTACGAGCCGGACTGATCTTCGTACGCCAGAATTTGTTCAGCCTGCCCATTCGAATCGATGTCTTTCACCCACATTTTCAAATGATCAGATCCTTTTCGCCGAAAACGACTATTCAGCCCCAGATTACCGAACACCCCATCTTCCCGCCCGTCTTTATTGAGATCGCCCCAGGCCATACGACTCCAGAAACCTTTCATACGGGTGGATTCTGTACCGTCGGCTTCTTCCATCCGAATGGGTTTTCGGGTGAATTTTCCGCCTTTTTGTACAAAGAGTTGGGGCTCCATCCAATCGCCGATCACCAGTAGATCGGGCTTCTGGTCGCCGTCAAAGTCGCTCCAGTGGGCATCCGTCAGTAAACCCGCCAACCGTAACTCCGGAGCCAGCCGATCCGTTTGATCGCTGAAATTCCCTTTCCCGTCATTTACCAACAGGAACGACCGGGGTGGTTTTCCGTAGGCATAAGCTGTCACGCGGCCCGAAACAAACAAATCAATATCCCCGTCTTTATCGAAGTCCGCCGGATACACCCCCGACTTGTTTTCCAGCATTTTTGGTAACGCCGTACTGGCTTTGGTAAAAGAACCTTTTCCGTCATTGAAGTACAACAGGTCTTGTAACTGACCCATTTCGCCGTAGTACTCATTCCCCCCCGCAACAACGTACAGATCCAGATCACCATCTCCATCGGCATCAAAAAACGTAGCGGCTACGTGTTCAGCCGATGAATCAGCGTCGAATGTGGGTTGCATGCTACGGACAAACTGACCGTCGGGTTTTTGCGTGAATAACTGCCCGACCTTGAGTTTAGCCCCGGGAATGTAAATATCTTCCAGGCCATCGCCGTTCACGTCACCTTTGGCCAGTCGTGGGCCTTCCGTCGAAAGCTGAAAAGGCATCAGCGGTTCGCGGCTAAAGTCAAAATAATCCTTGTTCTCGTAATGCGTGTAGGGGATGGGACCGGGCTGTACTTCCTCCAGTACGGGCGTCTCGGCGTTTTTCCACCATTGCGATACTTCCTGATTTTTGGCAGAAGCATACCGCAAGGTCAGGTTTTGGTTTGTTTTGATATTCCGCAGGGTTTCTGATTTCCCATCCGGCCAGATGACCAGCAGGCTGTCGATAAGGGCTTGTTTGCCCAAACCAAATGTTAATGTAGGTTCTACTGACGATTGAAAACCGCGTACGGGGCTGTTTTGCTGGTAAAACAACTGGGTACTGTCCCGCATCAATACTTTCGCTCCAACGCCAAAAACATTCGCCTTTTCTCCCTTGAAATTTACTTTCAGGTAATGGTTCCCCAGCGTCTGGCGGGCTGTATTTCGATACACGCCTGCGGCCTCATTGATGTCGTTACTGATCAGATCCAGATCGCCATCGTTATCCAGATCCGCGTAGACCGCTCCGTTACTAATATTTTCCTTAGCAAATCCCCAGTCCGCAGAGCGATTTTTGAAATTAAAATCGAAAGGCCCTTTAACTACGCCTTGGTAGAGGTAATTGTGCGTTTTGCCTTCGGGCATGTGCTGAATAGATCTACGAACGGCATCTTTCACCCGTTTATCCAAGGCGGCGTATACGGAGTCCTGAAAAACGTATTTGATGTAATCCATATTATTGGGTCGCCGGACGATGCCATTGGTGATAAATACGTCCTTCACGCCATCGCCGTCATAGTCGGCCCAGAGCGGTGCCCAGCTCCAGTCCGTAGCGGCCATGCCGAGTTGGGCGGCAATGTCCACGAAGCGTTTACCCTGTAAGTTTAATTGTAGACAATTGCGGGCATACTGATAGTGATACCCATAGCTGAGTTTGAACGAAAAAACGTCGAACGCATCTTCGCCCGCCGATGATTTTTCGACCTTTTCATCTTCGGGATACATATCCAGCGTCATCACGTCCAGCCAGCCATCGTTATTAATGTCGGCCACGTCATTGCCCATCGAAAAGCGGCTGGTATGAGCAAACGTCTCTTTTAGTTTTTCGGTAAAGGTGCCGTTTCCGTTGTTGTGATAGTAGTAGTCGTCTTCGTGAAAGTCGTTGGAAACGTAAATATCTTCCCAGCCGTCGTTATCCAGATCGCCCACGGAAATTCCCAGACCGTAGCCCATCGGTGCTCCGTAGATACCTGCTTTTTCGGATACATTCACAAACCAGGGTTTCGCCTGGTTTCCCTTATCAATGATTTTATTTTCGAAGAGATAATCCCCGGCTTCGTTATCCCGCAGGAACCGGGCATTTACGTTGTTGTACGAAATGGCTTTATGAATGGCGTGATTGAGCAGATAACAATCTAGATCACCATCGTGATCGTAGTCGAAAAAAGCCGCCTGCGTTGAAAAGCCTGTAAAATCAAGTCCGTATTCAGCGGCCTTTTCCGTAAAGGTTCCGTCGTGATTGTTAATATAGAGTTCGTTTGAGCCTTCCAGTCCCCGGTAATTTCCGACAGCACACACGTACATGTCCAGCCAGCCGTCACCGTTGACATCGGCCATACTCACGCCCGTCTGCCAATCGGCAAAACCGCCTACGCCCGCCTGCTCGGTAACGTCTTCAAACTTCCAGTTTCCTTTATTAAGGTATAATTTATTTTTGCCACGGTTGCTAACGAAATACAAATCCGTTAGTCCATCGTTGTTAATATCTCCTGCCGCTACGCCTGCTCCATTATAGAAATACAGATATTCGACAATATTCAGGCTGTCGTCGTCTACAACGGTATTCTGAAACGCAATACCCGTTTGGGTCGAATCCAGGGTTTCAAATAGGGGTTTTTCATGGGAAGAAGTACAGGCCGTTAAGCCTATTAAGAAACCACTCGCTACGATTAGTACTTTCAGGACTACGTTACACTGATCACGCATTGACTAGTTGTTTACTGGGGCCAGTATCAATACAGGCCCCTTCCCAACCTGGAAAGGAGCCTGTAAAATAAGGTAAAGCATCTAAAATTAATAACCCGGATTTTGCTTCAGCAAAGGGTTACTATTCATCTGGGTAGCTGGAATCGGCATCAGATTATACTTGGCATCGGTTACCGGTTTAAACTGCCAAGCTTTCTGCGTGAAGGATTTGAAACGAATCAAATCCGTCCGACGGCGACCTTCAAAGGCAAACTCCCGTCCGTATTCTTTCAGCAGGTTATCCAGCGTCAGATCCGCAGCGGTAAAGTCTGCTACGCCTGCCCGCTTCCGGACCTGATTGATATACGGCAGAGCCTCCGCTGTTTTTCCCTGACGAATCAATGCTTCTGCCTTGGTCATCAATACTGAAGAATAGCGGAAAATCGGGAAATCGTTATCCTGATGTTCAATCAGGTTGTTCGCCTGAATTTGGAATTTTTGGAACCGTACGCCCTGATAGGCCAATGCCCGTTCGAGTGCATTGATTTCGGGGGTAAAGTTCAAGTCGTGCCGCTGCCCATCTACGCGGTCATCGTATTGAATCACCCGACCATCAGGGCCCGTTTGCGGACCCGCTAACCACATTTTCTTACGAGCATCCTGATCGGTAAACGTGGAATAGAAATCAGCATAGGTACAATACCCATTCCAAGGGCTAACCCCTAACCCATACTTCGATTGTAGAGCATAGTGTAGCGTACGCATATGGAAGGTGTTACCCGTAGCAAATACCTTGTCGTAAGGAATGACGAAGATGTTTTCCATCATCGAGCCATTCTTGTCGTTGTTTACCGTAAAGTTATCCAGGAAGTTGGCCGACAACGAATACAACTTGGAGTTAATGACCGAATCCGCTTCTGCAGCAGCTTGAGCCCAGCGAGGCGTACCTGTGAATACCTCCGCGTTCAGATACACGTGAGCCAGCAGAGCATGTCCGGCACCGCGAGACATCCGTCCGTACATCGCAACGCTGTTCTCATTCCGCATGGAAGGGATAGCCTCTTTGAGTTCTTTTTCAATAAAATTGAAGACTTCAGCCCGGGTATTCTGTGCTGGATTTCCAGCAGGAGAGTCTTCCGTTAGAATGGGCACATTTCCGAACAAATCAACCAGATAGTAGTAGTTCAGGGCTCGAATACCCCGTAACTCCGCAATCGTGTTCTCCTTATTTGCTACGTTGGACTCTTTCAGAGTACCAATATTGATATTAACGTTAGCAATACTGCGGTAGAAAGCCTCCCACGCTCCGTTGATGTTGGAGGGAATTACCGGTGTAAACTGATGCCGGGCTAGCTGCTGCCAGCGGCCATCATCGTACCAGTCGGGACCACGTGTGGGCACTACGACTTCATCCGTAGTGGTTTCCTGCAACACGAAGGGATCATCTACGAAAGACCGTAGCGTTCCGTAGGAGGAACCAATAACGGCGTTTAGATCGGACTCAGTAGCTGGGAAATTACTTGCATCGGCCCGATCGTATACGGTGGAATCCAGATTGGTACAGGATTGATTGAAAATCATCATCCCCGTAAGCCCGAGTCCGTATAAAATTTTAAGCGTTTTCATAAGAAAGTATGATATTCTGTAAATAAGCGTAATGCTTATTGCTGATTACGTAATAGAAATGGTGTTACTTATCTACTAAGTTAGAACGTTAACGAAACACCAGCTACCAGGGTACGAGCCCGTGGATAGTACGAAACGGGATCTACACCCGGTGAAAGGTTCACCGCCCGGTTATCATCGCTAATCGAACCATACTGGCTACGCGAATCTCCGGTACGCACTTCGGGATCAGCTCCACGGTACTTCGTAATAACGAAAATGTTTTGACCAGAAACGTAGACCTGAGCATTCTGAAGAACTTTTTTCAGACCCGGAATACGGTAACCCAAGCGGAAGTTGTCCAGACGAACAAAGGAGGCATCCTCCAGCCACAGATCAGACCAGGCCGAAGACACGCCCTTACCAATACCCGTTGTAAACGCATCTTTCAGCAAGTTTTCGCCGGGGAACCGGTTGGGGTTCGCAAAGTAGATGTACATCCCGTTGGCAACTTTCTGACCTAAACTTCCGCGGAAGAAGAAGGACAAATCCCAGTTCTTGTACGTGAAGTTGTTTTGCCAGCCTAAGGTCAGCTTGGGTTGAGCATTACCCAGGTAGGTACGGTCGGCACCGGCGGGTTGCGTTCCTCCACCCCCGAAGTCCTGATAAATGTACTCACCACGGTCATTAAAACCGGTAACCCGGGGACCGTAGAACGTACCGATGGCGTAACCTTCCTGCAACACGATGGGTGATGCAATACCGCCCTGTCCGCTACCAAAACTACCGTATAAGAGAGGGCTGTTGGAGTTGTACTGGAACAGGTCGTTACTCAACGAGACGATTTTATTCGTATTGTGGGCCAAGTTCAGGGTCGTACGCCATTCGAAATCCTGCTTGCTGATCGCCTGGAAATCCAAAGCTAATTCAACCCCCTTGTTGGTCA
Coding sequences within it:
- a CDS encoding VCBS repeat-containing protein → MRDQCNVVLKVLIVASGFLIGLTACTSSHEKPLFETLDSTQTGIAFQNTVVDDDSLNIVEYLYFYNGAGVAAGDINNDGLTDLYFVSNRGKNKLYLNKGNWKFEDVTEQAGVGGFADWQTGVSMADVNGDGWLDMYVCAVGNYRGLEGSNELYINNHDGTFTEKAAEYGLDFTGFSTQAAFFDYDHDGDLDCYLLNHAIHKAISYNNVNARFLRDNEAGDYLFENKIIDKGNQAKPWFVNVSEKAGIYGAPMGYGLGISVGDLDNDGWEDIYVSNDFHEDDYYYHNNGNGTFTEKLKETFAHTSRFSMGNDVADINNDGWLDVMTLDMYPEDEKVEKSSAGEDAFDVFSFKLSYGYHYQYARNCLQLNLQGKRFVDIAAQLGMAATDWSWAPLWADYDGDGVKDVFITNGIVRRPNNMDYIKYVFQDSVYAALDKRVKDAVRRSIQHMPEGKTHNYLYQGVVKGPFDFNFKNRSADWGFAKENISNGAVYADLDNDGDLDLISNDINEAAGVYRNTARQTLGNHYLKVNFKGEKANVFGVGAKVLMRDSTQLFYQQNSPVRGFQSSVEPTLTFGLGKQALIDSLLVIWPDGKSETLRNIKTNQNLTLRYASAKNQEVSQWWKNAETPVLEEVQPGPIPYTHYENKDYFDFSREPLMPFQLSTEGPRLAKGDVNGDGLEDIYIPGAKLKVGQLFTQKPDGQFVRSMQPTFDADSSAEHVAATFFDADGDGDLDLYVVAGGNEYYGEMGQLQDLLYFNDGKGSFTKASTALPKMLENKSGVYPADFDKDGDIDLFVSGRVTAYAYGKPPRSFLLVNDGKGNFSDQTDRLAPELRLAGLLTDAHWSDFDGDQKPDLLVIGDWMEPQLFVQKGGKFTRKPIRMEEADGTESTRMKGFWSRMAWGDLNKDGREDGVFGNLGLNSRFRRKGSDHLKMWVKDIDSNGQAEQILAYEDQSGSYYPLAGKDELGKQLPSVINKKFTTYADFAGKTVEDIFNKGELNGATEFEINRYSSVWLENKGDLRFVIHELPAPAQWSKLYAFAIGDVDGNGTPDVLTGGNLYSVNPAQGQYNANPGLVLFNDGKGNFRASPGPFSGFSVTGEIRDIQVLRTASGTRWLVSRNNDRLLVFKTYTHPIQ
- a CDS encoding RagB/SusD family nutrient uptake outer membrane protein is translated as MKTLKILYGLGLTGMMIFNQSCTNLDSTVYDRADASNFPATESDLNAVIGSSYGTLRSFVDDPFVLQETTTDEVVVPTRGPDWYDDGRWQQLARHQFTPVIPSNINGAWEAFYRSIANVNINIGTLKESNVANKENTIAELRGIRALNYYYLVDLFGNVPILTEDSPAGNPAQNTRAEVFNFIEKELKEAIPSMRNENSVAMYGRMSRGAGHALLAHVYLNAEVFTGTPRWAQAAAEADSVINSKLYSLSANFLDNFTVNNDKNGSMMENIFVIPYDKVFATGNTFHMRTLHYALQSKYGLGVSPWNGYCTYADFYSTFTDQDARKKMWLAGPQTGPDGRVIQYDDRVDGQRHDLNFTPEINALERALAYQGVRFQKFQIQANNLIEHQDNDFPIFRYSSVLMTKAEALIRQGKTAEALPYINQVRKRAGVADFTAADLTLDNLLKEYGREFAFEGRRRTDLIRFKSFTQKAWQFKPVTDAKYNLMPIPATQMNSNPLLKQNPGY
- a CDS encoding VCBS repeat-containing protein, yielding MKQFIRIMALILVLAACGKKQEETLFESLPAEQTGIAFVNEVKDDKELNIFNYRNFYNGGGVAIGDINNDSLPDVFLTSNMGDNKLYLNKGNFKFEDISEKAGIKGKHAWSTGATFADVNGDGLLDLYICNAGNRPNDDRANELFINNGNLTFTEKAKEFGLDDRGVSTHAAFFDYDRDGDLDMFLLNNSFMPVGRLGYKNLRNQRDYDGGHKFFENRIIHKDAAPVTTQFVDISEKAGIYGSVIGFGLGITVGDVNDDDWPDIYVSNDFYEHDYLYLNNQDGTFRESLKETFPHISLSSMGADVADVNNDGRLDIFVTEMLPGTDRRLKTTTLFESYELEQFKLSQDYHYQYMRNMLHLNNGLDAKGKLSFSDVGQYAGVAATDWSWGALLFDMDNDGQKDIFVANGLYKTISDQDFISFFSDDHTMQQVVTQGFNFAEFLPKMPSEPIPNYAFRNEGNLKFSNQAQAWGLAEPNFSNGSAYGDLDNDGDLDLIVSNVNQPLSVYRNHASDRNHQHFLRVKLKGTDQNRNGIGAKVRVHQPNRTILLQQMPNRGFQSSVDLTLVFGLGTETKIDSVTIVWPDGQQQAIPSVKADTELVLDYRQSKAGVPRMGATPASYFTDATAPARLDYTHVENAFVDYNRDPLLKQMYSTQGPPLAVGDVNGDGLDDVYLGGASGSAKKLFVQQANGTFKGQELIMLDTERLYEDVAATFFDADQDGDQDLYVVSGGNEFIDGSAELEDRLYLNDGKGTFTRDRRLPLLYLNGSSVTAADFDHDGDQDLFVGSRMVSGQYGLSPQSQLLVNNGRGEFKVMTKRYIPEFSKMGMVTDAVWADVNRDSWPDLIISEDWGPVTIFLNEKGQRLARSPQLSELTGWWNRLYVRDLDGDGDLDLVAGNLGSNNRYHASAEHPAELYVNDFDRNGTMEQIINCWTETGKSYPMVLKQDLQKAVPSIKKKFLKFTDYAEKTVEDLFDESSREGMLKRSAVEDRTGVFWNDGKGNFRFEALPQDVQFSPIYGISSVDYDQDGKLDLILTGNFFECLPELGRYDANRGVVLKGTGQQKFNVVPSAQTGLIVEGQVRRSAELKMPQGTGLIFAKNGAAAQLVRTQQKPR